The Gordonia sp. KTR9 genome contains a region encoding:
- a CDS encoding zinc-binding dehydrogenase has product MLPDHASWTAAAMSEVTATALHAINRAGDVAGMTVGIIGGGPIGIAAALCAQRAGAGIVVISEVSASRRAVLESLGIASVVNALEPNSVDVCIDAAGEQATQAMSIAALRPGGRAVWVGIHGDNVVIPFGSYSIVVGERDVIGSFAYDDDEFATAVELSADWNWSWVTSVPLEEAAATFTALKQGATDFVKVHFVSGVR; this is encoded by the coding sequence ATGCTGCCCGACCACGCGTCATGGACGGCGGCCGCGATGTCGGAGGTGACTGCGACTGCACTGCACGCCATCAACCGCGCCGGCGATGTAGCGGGCATGACGGTGGGCATCATCGGTGGCGGCCCGATCGGCATCGCCGCAGCCCTCTGCGCACAGCGCGCCGGCGCGGGCATCGTCGTGATCTCCGAGGTCTCGGCCAGTCGACGAGCGGTGCTCGAATCATTGGGAATCGCCTCGGTGGTCAATGCACTCGAGCCCAACAGTGTCGATGTATGCATCGATGCGGCCGGAGAACAGGCCACGCAGGCCATGTCGATCGCCGCATTGCGCCCCGGTGGCCGGGCGGTATGGGTGGGAATTCACGGCGACAACGTCGTGATCCCGTTTGGTTCCTACAGCATCGTTGTGGGTGAACGAGACGTGATCGGGTCGTTCGCCTACGATGACGACGAATTCGCCACTGCCGTAGAACTTTCGGCGGATTGGAACTGGAGCTGGGTGACATCTGTACCGCTCGAGGAAGCGGCTGCCACTTTCACCGCGCTGAAACAGGGCGCCACCGACTTCGTCAAAGTCCACTTCGTGTCAGGTGTGCGGTGA
- a CDS encoding alpha/beta fold hydrolase, translated as MNPRTALRKLAGRALLVSTLVATAAGLSVVPAEAQPTAPTVVLVHGAFADSSGWRDVAQDLRGRGLAVQTFDNPLRSPAYDSAQLEKKLATIDGPIVLVGHSYGGFVITNTQDPDVRANVYIAAFAPTTGEFVQGLLNPITYPGSRLLPPALQLKVVENDPTGLAGRNVDGYIARPYFRDIFAQDVTPAVAADMFAHQKSAALRANLEPSGPPSWSRVPSWYLVSQQDRVIPPALQRFMAGRAAPGRTSEVNASHASLVSRPDAVSRIVLRAVDAT; from the coding sequence ATGAACCCCAGGACCGCGCTTCGAAAACTGGCCGGACGGGCACTGCTCGTCTCGACATTGGTGGCCACGGCCGCCGGCCTGTCGGTGGTTCCGGCCGAGGCCCAGCCGACCGCACCGACAGTGGTCCTGGTGCACGGGGCGTTCGCGGATTCGTCGGGCTGGCGTGACGTCGCGCAGGACCTGCGCGGCCGCGGACTCGCGGTGCAGACCTTCGACAACCCCCTCCGGTCTCCGGCGTACGACTCCGCGCAACTCGAGAAGAAGCTCGCGACGATCGACGGGCCCATCGTGCTCGTCGGACACTCCTACGGCGGCTTCGTCATCACCAACACCCAGGACCCCGACGTCCGCGCCAATGTCTACATCGCCGCCTTCGCACCCACCACCGGCGAGTTCGTCCAAGGGCTGCTGAACCCGATCACCTACCCGGGCAGCCGGTTGTTGCCCCCCGCTCTGCAACTCAAGGTCGTCGAGAACGACCCCACCGGACTGGCCGGACGCAACGTCGACGGCTACATCGCACGCCCGTACTTCCGGGACATCTTCGCCCAGGACGTGACGCCCGCGGTCGCCGCCGACATGTTCGCGCACCAGAAGTCGGCGGCTCTCCGCGCCAACCTTGAACCGTCGGGACCGCCGTCGTGGTCGCGGGTGCCCAGCTGGTACCTGGTCTCCCAGCAGGATCGGGTGATCCCCCCGGCGCTGCAGCGATTCATGGCCGGACGGGCCGCGCCCGGTCGCACCTCCGAGGTCAACGCATCCCACGCCTCGCTGGTCTCGCGACCCGACGCCGTCTCGCGGATCGTCCTCCGAGCGGTCGACGCGACGTAG
- a CDS encoding alpha/beta fold hydrolase — MSDDHEPFSHEIRVGTLLFRATRNSTAQRGSEQTPVVLLHGFPQSQASWDGIMRDLDEVGIPALSFDQRGYSPGARPPGIEAYRIEHLVSDVVDVCRLSGYDRVQLVGHDWGATVAWEVAARHPELVESLIALSVPHPAAFAWAAAHDREQIERSWYVDFLKNDPSAVPALAGDDGAGLRAGYGEVIDEPMVQRHLQVLLQPGALDAAINWYRAATENPLTGSISVPTTLLWGDADEAVARAGVERSAEFVAGDYRLVELAGVSHWIPEHTPGRVVEEILRRRARVLPRIAS, encoded by the coding sequence ATGTCCGACGATCACGAGCCTTTCTCTCACGAGATTCGTGTCGGCACTCTGCTGTTCCGCGCGACTCGCAACTCGACGGCGCAGCGTGGATCAGAGCAGACCCCCGTGGTGTTGCTGCATGGGTTTCCCCAGTCGCAGGCTTCGTGGGATGGCATCATGCGCGACCTCGACGAGGTCGGCATACCTGCGCTGTCGTTCGACCAACGCGGCTACTCGCCTGGAGCGCGCCCCCCGGGTATCGAGGCGTACCGCATCGAACACCTTGTCTCCGACGTCGTCGATGTGTGTCGGCTGTCCGGGTATGACCGCGTGCAACTCGTAGGCCACGACTGGGGTGCAACGGTCGCATGGGAAGTCGCCGCACGGCATCCCGAGCTCGTGGAGTCGTTGATCGCTCTGTCGGTACCGCACCCGGCCGCATTCGCATGGGCGGCCGCGCACGACCGCGAGCAGATCGAGCGGTCATGGTACGTGGACTTCTTGAAGAACGACCCATCTGCAGTGCCAGCCCTGGCTGGTGACGACGGAGCCGGACTTCGCGCCGGCTACGGCGAGGTCATCGATGAGCCCATGGTGCAACGCCATCTACAGGTACTCCTGCAGCCAGGCGCTCTCGACGCCGCCATCAACTGGTACCGGGCCGCCACCGAGAACCCTCTGACGGGTTCGATCTCGGTGCCGACGACGTTGCTGTGGGGTGACGCCGACGAGGCGGTCGCGCGGGCGGGTGTGGAGCGGTCGGCCGAGTTCGTCGCAGGCGACTACCGCCTCGTCGAACTGGCGGGGGTATCCCACTGGATACCGGAGCACACGCCCGGACGGGTGGTAGAGGAGATCCTGAGGCGGCGGGCTCGGGTCCTACCGAGAATCGCATCCTGA
- a CDS encoding zinc-binding dehydrogenase — translation MALTAWEALFDESQLEKGQRVLIVGAGGVVGKYAIQPAKRSGVHVVATASPRSIDAVRAAGADQSIDHSATDVLDALDGQVDVLLNLAPIAPEQFAVYVTAVRDGGVVVSTTAFMATPDDTSRGVRAATVFVQPNRQRLAELVDLVGAGALGVEVARRIRLAELPELHREAAAGRIAGKVIVTP, via the coding sequence GTGGCCCTGACGGCCTGGGAGGCACTCTTCGACGAGAGCCAACTGGAGAAGGGGCAGCGAGTGCTCATCGTCGGCGCCGGCGGGGTTGTCGGGAAGTATGCGATACAGCCGGCGAAACGATCCGGTGTGCACGTCGTTGCCACCGCGAGCCCGCGCAGCATCGACGCCGTCCGTGCCGCCGGAGCCGACCAGAGCATCGACCACTCGGCGACTGATGTGCTGGACGCACTCGATGGCCAGGTCGACGTGTTGCTGAACCTTGCCCCGATCGCTCCCGAGCAGTTCGCGGTCTATGTGACTGCTGTTCGAGACGGAGGGGTGGTCGTCAGCACCACGGCGTTCATGGCCACTCCCGATGACACGTCCCGAGGTGTTCGGGCGGCGACCGTCTTCGTCCAGCCCAACCGGCAACGTCTGGCCGAACTTGTCGACCTCGTCGGCGCCGGCGCACTCGGCGTCGAAGTCGCCAGGCGGATACGGCTGGCAGAGCTGCCAGAACTTCACCGAGAGGCCGCCGCCGGCAGGATCGCCGGCAAGGTCATCGTGACTCCCTGA
- a CDS encoding molybdopterin-containing oxidoreductase family protein has protein sequence MIDSHHQPADEAPASGRQNTTQKKTFCCICEASCGLIATVHNDRVISLAPDPDHPSSQGFACSKGVQFHEVVADPDRVVHPMQRMPDGSFVPRTWDQALDDIGARLRAIRRSHGAQSIGVSYGNPVAWNFNGSTAIAGFAEVLGTKHRFSSASVDVNNYFAAADMLYGSTMVNPLPDYAHTDFVLLVGTNPVVSKGSLVTTGRIRDTLVDIPRRGGRVIVLDPRRTETARLFEHVPIRPNADPWLLGAMLRVLFDEDLVDEAAIARQTVGIDGLRTLAQSFDLGRAARESGVPVAIIESLARDLAAARRASVHGRCGASLGQFSTLTKFLLDALAIVTGNLDRRGGMVFGDPMVDLDGIGAKSGAFGRNRWHTRVHGIGEVNGTAPLACLADEITTPGEGRLRALIGLSSNIVTSSPGSARTAAALDQLDLMVWLDPYVTETSRHAHWILPPALWLEREGMPIFTQGQSLIPNAQWVGPVVAPRGEARSDAWIVDQIARRLGILALAVPGGQLLAKLGLRIQPHTVIDLTMRIGKYGDWFGLRPKGLSRKKLMAVQGAVKLADDCAVGVLDKKIFHPDHRVHLDQPDMKTETERLVASTDDARYPLRLFSVRTLRSHNTWLHNVPRLMTGGERDCHAIMSRSDAAAAGVYDRDSLTISSQWGEIRVPVVVSDEVMDGTVGLTHGFGHSGGWRRAVAAGGANYNMLTPDDPRFIDQPSGNAFLNGIPVRVENASVR, from the coding sequence ATGATTGATTCGCACCATCAGCCCGCCGACGAGGCTCCGGCGTCTGGTCGGCAGAACACAACGCAGAAGAAGACTTTCTGCTGCATCTGCGAAGCGTCCTGCGGGTTGATCGCAACAGTTCACAACGACCGGGTCATCTCACTGGCTCCCGACCCCGACCATCCGTCCTCCCAAGGCTTCGCCTGTTCGAAGGGCGTGCAGTTTCACGAGGTCGTCGCCGACCCCGATCGGGTCGTGCATCCCATGCAGCGCATGCCCGACGGATCGTTCGTCCCGCGGACGTGGGACCAGGCGCTCGACGACATAGGAGCCCGATTGCGCGCAATTCGTCGCAGCCACGGGGCGCAGTCGATCGGCGTTTCCTATGGCAACCCGGTGGCGTGGAACTTCAACGGCAGCACGGCCATTGCGGGCTTCGCCGAAGTGCTCGGCACCAAACATCGATTCTCGTCCGCCTCGGTCGACGTCAACAACTACTTCGCCGCAGCCGACATGCTCTATGGCAGCACGATGGTCAACCCGCTACCCGACTACGCCCACACCGACTTCGTGTTGCTGGTCGGCACCAATCCTGTCGTATCGAAGGGCAGCCTGGTCACCACCGGACGCATCCGAGACACTCTGGTGGACATCCCTCGTCGGGGTGGACGCGTCATCGTTCTGGACCCGCGGCGCACCGAAACCGCTCGATTGTTCGAGCACGTGCCCATCCGGCCGAATGCTGATCCCTGGCTGCTCGGCGCGATGCTACGGGTGCTCTTCGACGAGGACCTCGTCGATGAGGCAGCGATAGCTCGACAGACCGTCGGCATCGACGGGTTGCGTACCCTGGCCCAGTCCTTCGACCTCGGCCGGGCCGCGCGTGAATCCGGTGTGCCGGTTGCGATCATCGAGTCGCTCGCACGAGACCTGGCCGCCGCCCGACGCGCCAGCGTGCACGGTCGGTGCGGCGCGTCGCTGGGGCAGTTCTCGACGCTGACCAAGTTCCTGCTCGATGCGCTCGCGATCGTCACCGGCAATCTCGACCGGCGTGGCGGGATGGTGTTCGGCGATCCGATGGTCGACCTCGACGGCATCGGCGCCAAAAGCGGTGCCTTCGGACGCAATCGGTGGCACACCCGCGTGCATGGCATCGGTGAGGTCAACGGCACCGCGCCACTGGCATGTCTGGCAGACGAGATCACCACGCCGGGCGAGGGAAGGCTGCGCGCTCTGATCGGGTTGTCGAGCAACATCGTGACGAGTTCCCCGGGCTCTGCCCGTACCGCTGCCGCGTTGGATCAGCTGGACTTGATGGTGTGGTTGGACCCGTACGTCACCGAGACCAGCCGCCATGCGCACTGGATCCTGCCGCCGGCGCTCTGGCTGGAACGCGAGGGAATGCCGATCTTCACCCAGGGCCAGTCGCTGATACCGAATGCGCAGTGGGTCGGGCCGGTCGTCGCACCCCGCGGAGAGGCTCGCAGCGATGCGTGGATCGTCGACCAGATTGCTCGCCGTCTCGGCATCCTGGCGTTGGCAGTGCCCGGCGGTCAGCTGCTGGCAAAGCTCGGCCTGCGCATTCAGCCACACACCGTCATCGATCTCACGATGCGAATCGGCAAGTACGGCGACTGGTTCGGACTCCGACCGAAGGGGCTGAGCCGCAAGAAGCTGATGGCCGTTCAGGGCGCGGTGAAGCTGGCCGACGACTGCGCCGTGGGCGTACTCGACAAGAAGATATTCCACCCCGATCACCGAGTGCACCTGGACCAGCCCGACATGAAGACAGAGACCGAAAGGCTGGTGGCTTCGACCGATGATGCGCGGTACCCGTTGCGATTGTTCAGCGTTCGCACGCTGCGGTCACACAACACCTGGCTGCACAACGTGCCCAGGCTGATGACGGGTGGTGAGCGTGATTGCCACGCGATCATGTCTCGCTCCGATGCGGCGGCGGCTGGAGTGTACGACCGCGATTCGCTGACCATCAGCTCGCAGTGGGGTGAGATCAGGGTACCGGTGGTCGTCAGCGATGAGGTCATGGACGGGACGGTCGGCCTCACCCACGGATTCGGCCACTCCGGCGGATGGCGACGAGCGGTCGCTGCCGGCGGCGCGAACTACAACATGCTGACTCCCGACGATCCGCGGTTCATCGATCAGCCATCGGGGAATGCGTTCCTCAACGGGATCCCCGTCCGGGTCGAGAATGCGAGCGTCCGATGA
- the ilvD gene encoding dihydroxy-acid dehydratase encodes MTKRTEPDAEIDIKPRSRDVTDGLEKTAARGMLRAVGMGDDDWVKPQIGVGSSWNEITPCNLSLDRLAKAVKEGVHEGGGYPLEFGTISVSDGISMGHEGMHFSLVSREVIADSVETVMSAERLDGSVLLAGCDKSLPGMLMAAARLDLASVFLYAGSTLPGYATLSDGTERQVTIIDAFEAVGACARGLMSREDVDTIERAICPGEGACGGMYTANTMASAAEALGMSLPGSAAPPAPDKRRDQFARRSGVAVVEMLRRGITARDIMTREAFENAIAVVMAFGGSTNAVLHLLAIANEAEVELSLDDFIRVGSRVPHLADVKPFGRHVMTDVDRIGGVPVVMKALLDAGLLHGDCLTVTGSTVAENLAHIAPPDPDGQVLRATKSPIHPTGGITILKGSLAPEGAVVKSAGFDSDVFEGTARVFDRERAAMDALEDGTITAGDVVVIRYEGPKGGPGMREMLAITGAIKGAGLGKDVLLMTDGRFSGGTTGLCVGHVAPEAVDGGPIALVRDGDRIRLDVGRGLLDLLVDDDELASRAQEFTPLPPRYTRGVLAKYSKLVTSASQGAVCR; translated from the coding sequence ATGACCAAGCGAACCGAACCGGACGCCGAGATCGACATCAAGCCGCGTAGTCGCGACGTCACGGACGGCTTGGAGAAGACCGCGGCCCGCGGCATGCTCCGCGCGGTGGGGATGGGTGACGACGACTGGGTGAAACCGCAGATCGGGGTCGGGTCGTCGTGGAATGAGATCACCCCGTGCAACCTGTCGCTCGATCGGCTGGCCAAGGCCGTGAAGGAAGGCGTGCACGAAGGCGGTGGATATCCGCTCGAGTTCGGCACCATCTCGGTTTCCGACGGCATCTCGATGGGCCACGAGGGCATGCACTTCTCGCTGGTCTCCCGCGAGGTGATCGCCGACAGCGTGGAAACCGTGATGAGCGCCGAACGACTCGACGGCTCGGTCCTGCTGGCCGGGTGCGACAAGTCCTTGCCCGGAATGCTCATGGCCGCGGCGCGCCTCGACCTCGCGTCGGTGTTCCTCTACGCCGGTTCCACACTGCCCGGTTACGCGACGCTGTCCGACGGCACAGAGCGCCAGGTCACCATCATCGACGCCTTCGAGGCGGTCGGCGCGTGCGCCCGCGGACTGATGAGCCGCGAGGACGTGGACACCATCGAACGCGCCATCTGCCCGGGTGAGGGTGCGTGCGGCGGCATGTACACCGCCAACACGATGGCCAGCGCCGCCGAGGCCCTCGGCATGTCCCTGCCCGGCAGTGCCGCGCCCCCGGCCCCGGACAAACGCCGCGACCAGTTCGCCCGGCGCAGCGGTGTGGCCGTCGTCGAGATGCTGCGCCGCGGGATCACCGCGCGCGACATCATGACGCGCGAGGCCTTCGAGAACGCGATCGCGGTGGTGATGGCGTTCGGCGGCTCGACCAACGCGGTGCTCCACCTTCTCGCCATCGCCAACGAGGCCGAGGTCGAACTGTCCCTCGACGACTTCATCCGCGTGGGCAGCCGCGTCCCGCACCTCGCCGACGTCAAACCCTTCGGCCGGCACGTGATGACCGACGTCGATCGCATCGGCGGTGTGCCGGTGGTGATGAAGGCGCTCCTCGACGCGGGGCTCCTGCACGGCGACTGCCTGACGGTGACCGGATCGACGGTGGCCGAGAACCTGGCGCACATCGCGCCGCCGGATCCGGACGGTCAGGTCCTGCGCGCCACGAAGTCGCCCATCCATCCCACCGGCGGCATCACGATCCTCAAGGGTTCGCTGGCTCCCGAAGGCGCCGTGGTGAAGTCCGCAGGCTTCGACTCCGATGTCTTCGAGGGAACGGCACGGGTATTCGATCGGGAACGCGCCGCGATGGACGCGTTGGAAGATGGCACGATCACCGCCGGGGACGTCGTGGTCATCCGGTACGAAGGGCCCAAGGGCGGACCGGGGATGCGCGAGATGCTCGCGATCACCGGCGCCATCAAGGGCGCGGGCCTCGGCAAGGACGTGCTGCTGATGACCGACGGACGGTTCTCGGGCGGCACCACCGGCCTGTGCGTGGGTCACGTCGCACCGGAAGCGGTCGACGGTGGACCGATCGCGCTGGTCCGCGACGGCGACCGCATCCGACTCGACGTCGGCCGCGGACTCCTCGACCTCCTGGTCGACGACGACGAACTCGCATCACGTGCACAGGAATTCACTCCCCTACCGCCGCGCTACACCCGCGGGGTGCTGGCCAAGTACTCCAAGCTCGTCACCTCCGCGTCGCAGGGGGCCGTCTGCCGCTGA
- a CDS encoding lipopolysaccharide assembly protein LapA domain-containing protein has product MAKDRGAPTPASGRPSTLSRVSLPQWIALGLTILAVVFIVQNRTTVRIELFWVSVESPLWFILAVVFVVGWVVGVLAARGRYRQRRPH; this is encoded by the coding sequence ATGGCGAAAGACCGCGGCGCCCCGACGCCGGCATCCGGCAGACCCTCCACGTTGTCGAGAGTGTCACTGCCGCAATGGATTGCGCTCGGGCTGACGATTCTGGCGGTGGTCTTCATCGTCCAGAACCGGACCACCGTGCGTATCGAGCTGTTCTGGGTGAGCGTCGAGTCGCCGTTGTGGTTCATCCTGGCCGTCGTCTTCGTCGTCGGCTGGGTCGTGGGTGTGCTTGCCGCACGCGGCCGCTACCGTCAGCGCCGGCCGCACTGA
- a CDS encoding FAD-dependent oxidoreductase has product MTYVITQSCCNDASCVQACPVGCIHPTPSEPGYLTTEMLYIDPGACIDCAACVDACPVNAVYAEDELPVDLRAYAAINAEYYQSHAVDHRPVPIPDLRSLPESEEPLRVAIVGAGPSGFYAAAELLDHGAGRVKVSMFERLPVPFGLVRHGVAPDHQHTKEVSQLFRRVAAHRDFATFYNVEIGTHVTHGELSDHHHAVVYTNGAAHSRRLGIPGEDLPGSSSATDFVAWYNGHPDYADTAFDLSGHRAVIVGNGNVALDVARILLMDRETLARTDIADHALRSLEMSNIREVVLLGRRDHAHAAFTTPELLGLAALEDIDIVLDDHDLQGASQATDSTVRAKAQALTDVVLAQAGRSRSSGKRIVLRFLASPVAIVGTERVESVTVARNRMIADDHGSMIAEQTAEVGTIETGLVLRSIGYRGRAVADLPFDDRSGTLPNEEGRVIDPTTGTRLKGTYAAGWIKRGPSGVIGTNRADALDTVDALLDDYRRGLLVAPATTDSDLADLIRARRPQNVDRLQWQRIDDHETSAGHAQNRPRVKLTDTHDMLLAARNQTGDGQDGQL; this is encoded by the coding sequence ATGACGTATGTGATCACCCAGAGCTGCTGCAACGACGCCAGCTGTGTGCAGGCGTGCCCGGTCGGGTGCATCCATCCCACACCGTCGGAACCGGGGTATCTCACCACCGAGATGCTGTACATCGATCCCGGCGCATGCATCGACTGCGCAGCGTGCGTCGATGCCTGCCCGGTGAATGCCGTGTACGCCGAAGACGAACTGCCCGTTGATCTTCGCGCCTACGCCGCCATCAATGCCGAGTACTACCAGTCACATGCGGTCGACCATCGACCCGTGCCGATACCCGACCTACGGTCCTTGCCGGAGTCGGAGGAGCCACTACGCGTGGCCATTGTCGGTGCTGGACCGAGCGGCTTCTATGCCGCGGCCGAACTGCTCGACCACGGCGCGGGCCGCGTCAAGGTCTCCATGTTCGAACGCCTGCCGGTGCCCTTCGGACTGGTCCGGCACGGTGTGGCTCCCGACCATCAACACACCAAAGAGGTCTCACAGTTGTTCCGACGAGTGGCAGCGCACCGCGACTTCGCCACTTTCTACAACGTCGAGATCGGCACGCATGTGACCCACGGTGAACTCAGCGACCACCATCACGCCGTCGTGTACACCAACGGAGCCGCGCACTCTCGCCGACTCGGGATTCCCGGTGAGGATCTGCCCGGGAGCAGTTCGGCGACGGACTTCGTCGCTTGGTACAACGGGCACCCCGACTACGCCGACACCGCTTTCGACCTCTCCGGCCATCGGGCGGTCATCGTGGGCAACGGCAACGTCGCACTGGACGTGGCCCGGATTCTGCTGATGGATCGAGAAACATTGGCCAGAACCGACATCGCCGACCACGCGCTCCGATCGTTGGAGATGAGCAATATTCGCGAGGTCGTCCTGCTCGGACGGCGCGACCACGCCCATGCCGCATTCACCACGCCCGAGCTGTTGGGCCTCGCTGCGCTCGAGGACATCGACATCGTGCTCGATGACCACGATCTGCAGGGCGCATCGCAGGCCACGGACTCCACGGTGCGGGCGAAGGCGCAGGCACTCACCGACGTGGTGCTTGCACAGGCAGGTCGGTCCCGCTCGTCGGGCAAACGCATCGTCTTGCGATTCCTGGCGTCCCCGGTGGCGATCGTGGGAACCGAGCGAGTCGAGTCGGTGACCGTGGCCCGCAATCGCATGATCGCCGACGACCACGGCAGCATGATCGCCGAACAGACCGCGGAGGTCGGGACCATCGAAACGGGCCTGGTCTTGCGGTCCATCGGCTACCGCGGTCGTGCGGTCGCCGATCTGCCTTTCGACGACCGCTCGGGGACGCTACCCAACGAGGAAGGGCGGGTGATCGACCCGACCACCGGCACCCGGCTCAAGGGCACCTACGCAGCCGGTTGGATCAAACGCGGGCCCTCCGGAGTCATCGGCACCAATCGTGCCGACGCCTTGGACACAGTCGACGCTCTCCTCGACGACTACCGCCGAGGTCTTCTGGTGGCGCCGGCGACCACCGACTCAGATCTCGCCGACCTCATCCGGGCGCGTCGACCCCAGAACGTCGATCGCTTGCAATGGCAACGCATCGACGACCACGAAACGTCGGCGGGCCACGCGCAGAACCGGCCCCGTGTCAAGCTCACCGACACACATGACATGCTGCTGGCCGCGCGGAATCAGACCGGCGACGGCCAGGATGGTCAGCTGTGA
- a CDS encoding helix-turn-helix domain-containing protein, with protein MAIVFASHEVTEKDRREATYSAFLDQIWPTSVEFDDPLRTDATLERIPYGDTSIFRSYLTGLRLSRSPAQIRSGPSEVLALAVQERSVGGFDQYGSQQLLQAGDMMLCDLNTPYDYYWPGRGSSQALYIPLEQLDLPHEVIRGAAGRLTSSPLCSLMTDRIGAMANNGDVLATNPIAAEAIGSSTIDIARALLASAYDPDYARHAMAAVLLPRIRGYVRRHLGDPQLSAGMIADAHGISVRKLFRLCADAGFGLEQWIIACRLEGIRDDLARPETRHQSVALIGRRWGVTNPSFLGRRFREMYGMTPRAWRVISLAPENSP; from the coding sequence ATGGCCATCGTCTTCGCCTCGCACGAAGTGACGGAGAAGGACCGGCGTGAGGCGACCTACTCGGCGTTTCTCGACCAGATCTGGCCGACCTCGGTGGAGTTCGACGACCCTCTTCGTACGGACGCGACGTTGGAGCGCATCCCATATGGCGACACCAGTATCTTTCGTTCGTACCTCACCGGACTCCGGCTGTCGCGCAGTCCGGCGCAGATCCGCAGCGGCCCGTCGGAGGTGCTGGCGCTGGCGGTCCAGGAGCGCAGCGTCGGTGGATTCGATCAATACGGAAGTCAGCAGTTACTGCAGGCCGGTGACATGATGCTGTGCGACCTGAACACCCCCTACGACTATTACTGGCCGGGAAGGGGCTCATCGCAGGCCCTGTACATCCCGCTCGAACAACTCGATCTCCCTCACGAGGTGATCCGCGGCGCGGCCGGCCGGCTGACGTCGAGTCCGCTCTGTTCGCTGATGACCGACCGGATCGGGGCGATGGCGAACAACGGTGATGTGCTGGCAACTAATCCGATTGCGGCAGAGGCCATCGGGTCGTCCACGATCGACATCGCCCGAGCGTTGCTGGCGTCGGCCTACGACCCGGACTACGCGCGCCACGCGATGGCAGCCGTTCTCCTGCCACGTATCCGTGGTTACGTGCGGCGGCATCTCGGCGATCCTCAGCTCTCGGCCGGGATGATCGCCGACGCGCACGGGATCTCGGTCCGAAAGCTGTTCCGGCTCTGCGCGGACGCGGGTTTCGGACTCGAACAGTGGATCATCGCGTGCCGCCTGGAGGGTATTCGCGACGACCTCGCCCGACCGGAGACCCGACATCAATCGGTTGCGCTCATCGGACGCCGGTGGGGGGTGACCAACCCGTCCTTCCTCGGCCGCCGGTTCCGTGAGATGTACGGCATGACACCGAGAGCATGGCGGGTGATTTCGCTGGCGCCGGAGAACAGCCCATGA
- a CDS encoding manganese catalase family protein, producing MYLHTQQLINEIAVDEPDPAAANALQEGLGGQFGEMRTMMQYLFQSMNFRGDPASKPYRDLLQGVGTEEISHVELIGTTISRLLDGSPEYKGKKTDPVDKPGEKGSTPLKIALDTSNIHHYLVGAQGALPVDAAGNPWSGSYVYNSGNLVLDLLYNLMLESTGRLQKCRIYEMTDNKTARSTIAYLIVRDQAHENAFAKALESLGVNWGSILPIPKTNAERYPEVKKLVDQGLQSVQFTFSADNQSDAAKLYRGASPSGDGTELSTEIMPEGFPMTIAPERREEFAPGLDKDLLALIQATAEVEIAAADDPGKK from the coding sequence GTGTACCTACACACTCAGCAATTGATCAACGAGATCGCCGTCGACGAGCCCGATCCGGCCGCCGCGAATGCCCTGCAGGAGGGGCTGGGCGGGCAGTTCGGCGAGATGCGCACCATGATGCAGTACCTGTTCCAGTCCATGAACTTCCGTGGCGATCCGGCGTCGAAGCCGTACCGGGATCTGCTGCAGGGTGTCGGGACCGAAGAGATCAGCCACGTCGAACTCATCGGCACCACCATCTCGCGCTTGCTCGACGGTTCGCCGGAGTACAAGGGCAAGAAGACCGATCCGGTCGACAAGCCGGGTGAGAAGGGGTCCACACCCCTCAAGATCGCGCTGGACACCAGCAACATCCATCACTACCTCGTCGGTGCACAGGGTGCACTGCCGGTCGACGCCGCCGGCAATCCCTGGTCGGGGTCGTACGTGTACAACAGCGGGAACCTCGTTCTGGATCTGCTCTACAACCTGATGCTCGAATCCACCGGGCGACTGCAGAAATGTCGGATCTACGAGATGACCGACAACAAGACAGCCCGCTCCACGATCGCCTACCTGATCGTCCGTGATCAGGCGCACGAGAACGCCTTCGCGAAGGCTCTGGAGAGCCTCGGGGTCAACTGGGGATCGATCCTGCCGATCCCGAAGACCAATGCCGAGCGGTACCCGGAGGTCAAGAAGCTGGTCGACCAGGGATTGCAGAGCGTTCAGTTCACCTTCAGCGCCGACAACCAGAGCGACGCGGCAAAGCTGTACCGCGGTGCCTCCCCCAGCGGTGACGGGACCGAACTGAGCACCGAGATCATGCCCGAGGGATTCCCCATGACCATCGCACCCGAACGGCGCGAGGAGTTCGCACCCGGACTGGACAAGGATCTACTCGCGCTGATCCAGGCCACCGCCGAGGTCGAGATCGCAGCCGCCGACGATCCCGGCAAGAAGTAG